In the Brachionichthys hirsutus isolate HB-005 chromosome 13, CSIRO-AGI_Bhir_v1, whole genome shotgun sequence genome, gatgaagaagaggaggaagacgagtgcatcagcagcaagagaagaaggaatggaagagttcaggactgagagtagagactctgaatgttgggacgatgacgggaaaagctagagagctggtgatgatgatgaggaggaggaggaaggttgatgtgtgtccaggagaccaggaggaaaggaagcaaggctagaagctgaggagaaggattcaagttgttcataacggaggaggagttatcttgaaggaggagttggtgtagagagttctagaggagaaggagaagttcttacgctccacaggtaggaggtgagttagaggagaaggagaagttcttacgctccacaggtaggaggtgagttagaggagaaggagaagttctggactgacttagatgaagtggttcagagcatcctagcagtgagagagtcctgattggagcagacctcaatgggcgtgttggtgaaggaaatagaggagatgaagaagtgatggacaagtttggtgttcaggacaggaacctagaaggacagatggaggtggactttaccaaaaggagggacatggcagtagttaacaGTTAtctccagaagagactagaacacagggtgacctacaagagtggagggaggagcaccaggtggacatcttgtgtagacggagcagtttaaaggtgactgtaaggtcgtggtatgagagagtgtagccagccagcataggctggtggtgaggaagatgactctagtggtgaagaagaggaagaggatgaaggcagaacagaggacaaagtggtggaggctgaagaacgaagagtgttgtgtggctttcagggaagaggtgagacagacgagaggcttccagaagactggaatacaacagctaaggtgatcagggagacaggtaggagaggactgggtgtgtcttctgggaggaaaggagataaggagacctggtggcggaaccaggaagtgcagaagtgtagacaggaaaagagctaacctcttttcctgtctacacttctgcacttcctggtggGACATTGACCAATAGCGTGGCTCCAAAGTAAAAGTCCAAGGGCTAAACTGACCTGCCTGCAGTTCTGAACCGTCGCCCATTTCAAGTGTTTGCTTCATaaggaaacacaaaaaaggaaacGAAACACCCAAACTCTGGAGCAGTTGTCCTCCTCCATTCCCAAAGTGGCTGAGCGAAGGGAACGACAGCCACAGGACGACGCCCTGCCAGAGGTGAGGCTCATGTTAATTTCAGTCTGGGTGGGATCTCATATTCAGTTGCTATGgctacagtgtgtgtgggggggggggggggggtgcagtgagACAGCAAGACATTTGGAGAGGAAACAAACATGTTGACTTTCTTTTCAGGagcccaaaaaaaagaaaacaatatatCTGAGGAAGAAAGACCGAAAGAAGACCTCAATCTGTCTGGACCTGGACCCCCCGGCCCCACAACCGTGAACCTTCTGGTTCCGGACTCCAATGTCCATCAACCCTCTGGACTGGGACCCATGAACTACTTTGTCTCTCCGGATGTGTGACTGCCTGTCtgatatccatccatccatctgatacaacccagccggtcagacagatggccgtccaccacgagcctaggttctgttcaaggtttctgcctgttaaatggaagtttttctttgcctccgttgccaaagttcttgctcttgtgggtcaagttgggttctgtctttcgctgctactcctgtaaagaaataaaactgaattgaatgatgaaaaaaaatataaaataaaataaaaatgaaaacttgaatttctgacattttgtttGACTCTTTTGAGTGAGGATGACACCACTCTTCCTCAGAAACACATAGAAAACATTAATTAGACATTAaatcagagagcacaaacctccaccaagcagctcgttcccctcctaactggatctacaccgtccacatggtgatccggatcagcaccagaaggttctagatctggggtgtcaaagtcaaatggacagagggccaaataaaaaatgtagctacaagccgagggccggactgatcgaatgctcattgataaatgttaaaatggccgcatatagtcaagctgctcttttaGATTGATCAACAGCTGGTCTATTCGCCCTGAACGGTGTTTCTGCTCACGTTTAAAGAGTTGCTTTTCTTCAGGGTAAACTTcatcacaaactttaagcatacagtctttgatgaaatccccatctgtaaatggccgggctgatttagaGATCTAAAACTGCCCTTGACAACAGCCTggctttgtgatttggcttttttgaacagagcCTTGTTTTAATCCCTCAACCTTCTTGGCATCTTTGAacgaaaagtcaaagtgaaagAGTTGATGTGTCCCCTTTATCTTCCTACTCGCTCTTTCCTCATCCCTCTTTTTTAAGACATGTAAAttaaattacccccccccccccccccctcgatggTACAGGGGCTTGTTGACAGTTATAGCCGACCAGCCTACTTTGCATTCCAACGGCGGTGGAATCTTGTCTTTCTCGATGGGTCCATTTTTGAGCAGCCTCAGAAGTTGGACTGTGCGATTTACCTGCTGGAGTGAACTCTCCCGTGTCTAGCGGTGGCAGCGAGGTCCTTTTCTCCGAGTCAGAGCCGCTCACTTCGTCTGACAAGTATGACAGTTGATGTTGTTGACATTGTGGAGAGCCGCAAACTGACATTTTCTCCCTTTGTGTTCAGGTTTTGAGCCACCAGATCTAGGTTAAAGGTCGTGTCGCCCTGCGTGTAGATATGACAACACGAATGCTATTGGAGATCCATAGCATttatagcattagcatttatagctttatatagcagctctttagtcagtatttgttcagcagcctttatgttgttttgtttctctctgctcctgctctctctctctctctctctctctctctgtctctcagcccagctggtccagacagatgacATTGGacagtcttaggttctgtccaaggtttctgcctgataaagggaagtttttcttgcctccatctccaaagttcttgctcttttgtgggtcaagttgggttctgtctttccctgcaaatcctgtaaagcaggggtccccaaccaccgggtcgcagcccggtaccggtccgtgaggcatttgttaccgggccgcacagaaagaatgtatacaactaatgtatacaatttccgttgtatcgattattagcgtctaaaaggtgttttattttgaaaaacgaccggattttctccaccgtaacattcgcctgtgaattttcatgctttacgtgatacgttactaaaaacagacgtgaactagcaaagatttaattaaaaaacaaacgtctttgcagagcttctttgctaatgagacaatccaactgaggaggaagaagaggagctgatgacctccaagaaaataaaacctcttttaacagacaaaccaggagtcagacttaaaactcggtttatttacaacagctgattcgcttcgttaacgagcaacgAAGGGGTCAAAACTTATTCGGCACACAAAGACCAAGAAGCCTCGATTAAAAcgcaagaatgtggaatttatgacagaaaaaaacgtgactatgaaggacagaagcaattattgagaccacgactaatggtgagtagatattggtgtaatacttgtttaatagttattgcaagtgcataatgtgattattagttttactgctgctaatacacatctgtgtatccactcctgatgctggtgtttggtgatgtgtctgtacttgtatgttttttgtattttgtcattactgttacatgtagcacgacttcaccgagaaacgttcctagtctgtgaaccctcattgggggttctgattctgataatcTAAAGTTTAGTGGTAAGATAATactcctattttttatttaattaccccccccactgtaaagtgtcttgagacGACTTtgtgttgtgatctggcgctatagaaataaaactgaactgaactgaatgtGGAACACACGATGTGGGCCCCCAGCGAGgatgcttcatcttcatcacagagCACTGCCggttcttaataataataaaaatacattttatttatatagcgcttttctgagaactcaaagacgctttacagtgcaCATAAAAAATCTTGTCCTCCACAGCCAACAAGTCCCTCTGGTTTGGCCGGACAGTCTTTTAATGGTTCAGAATCTGCTGTCAGCTTATGAACTCggtgctgagctgcagctgaaacTCTTCCAGGTGCTCTTTAAGTTTCTCCCTCACGTCTTCTCTGCTTTCCACCAGCGCAGTGTTGCTAACTGAAGGCTCGTTGCTGTGTTGCCCATCACAGTCTCGCTCCACCCTGGGCAGAGCGCTGCTGATCCCGTTCTCTTCTTTAAGGTCCACATCCGACACCAGCAGGATCCGCGCTTCATCTGTGACTCCCTCCGTCTCGAGAACGCTTTGCAAACTATCGTCGGCAAGGAAAGGCACCAGAAGGACCCGTCCCTCGGCACCGTCGCGTATCCAATACAGCGGCTGCAGCGCGTCCGGGTGACGCTCCTCGCTGACAAATCGAGTCTCTGTCTCTCGCGTGTCAGAAAGTAGAAGCTTCTGTTGCGGGCCAAGAAACTGCCGACTCTGCACGCGAGTGTCAGTCAGACACACTCCAGCAGAACAAAGGTCAAGGCTTGGACTTTGAAGCAGAACTTCGGTACTTTTCCCTGGTAGACATTTTACTCTGACtacctgcatgtctttggtaCTTCCATTTTCAGCGTGTTGGCTCTTCGGAGACTCCTCCGCTGCGGCCTGGGCGTGTTCCCGAGTGTTTGGAACGGTCGGGGCCTCCTGACTCCTACACTTTCCCTTCTCCCCCGGTGACAAGCTGTCCCTCTGATCCACATATCTGTCCTCACACACTCCAGACGCAGATCTAGCACCGGTCTCAGAGCTCCCTATGCCTCGTCTCTTCTTCCCACATGGTGCCGGGCTCGCCCTCTTTTTACAACCATCTTGCGAGAAAAGCAGAACCTGTTTCAGCCGTTTCTCACGTAGCCTCAGCACCGTCTTTCGCAGGCGGTTCTCCCGCCGTCTGGCTGCATGCAGCTGTTGTACGGCCTTCTCGAGGCTATCGATAGCCTCGTTGTACCGTCTTCTCCACAGCAGAGGACAGAGCTGAGCATAGCTGTGCTCCTTTGACAAGTGGAAGCCTGGAGCAGGAGGCAGGCGTCTCATATAGTTTGATGGAGACAGGGGACGAGGGACCTGTGGCTGGGGATCACATTCTTGCTTTGAGAGCTCCTCGAGTCCTGACGGCTCGTGAGAGGACACCCCCCTCTGGTCCGAGACCGAGGGTTCTCGAGGGTTCTCCTGGTGAACGGTGTCGATGTTTGTCCTGCAGGGGAGAGTTGAAGTAACAAATGTCTCAGCTTTTCAGTCACATCATGCAACACGCACCTGTACGCTCAACTCATAGCACATCGTTTAATGGCGACTCAGCGTTACGACGCGCTTTCGGAAACTCAAAAGTCTGTGTTTAGCAACAAGAAATTACGTTAGGACGAGCGGAATGCGGCGTGCAGTATAAATGTCCTGAACGCATGCAAACATAAAaaggttttcattcattcattcagtcattcattcattttcaagtCTGCTTCATCCGCCTTGTGGGACACACAtactgctggagcctatcctcgCTCTCCTTTGGGCGAGAGGCGAAATCGTTTAGCGTCTTCGGAGCATAACTCCGTCGCTGCGTGAGGAGGAGCTGTAGTTGCATCATCAGTACAGGAATACTCCACAAGCATCGAGACACAGGAAATTCATTCTCCTTTGGTACAATGGTGCTAATTAAAGGTGGGAAGCAGAGCTGAGATGGGACAGAACATGCCGAGTCTCTCATCAGAATCAGGACcaaaatcaatttaaaacctACGGACTAATATGGATAATAATTAGGGGCGTCCCGATCAGGTTGTTTTgccccccgagtccgagtcatttgattttgaactgaTAGGAGTCCCGATCaaatacttctataatacataaaaaaaataaagacgagtgaagaaacggatccaggatgtcccttatttgttattctattcatcttatctcaacatttaactcttaaacggAGCACTCGAACATTCAAGTCATAAATCAAATACTttcttcactttggacttggactagagcaacaggaaatattaaatacgaatatttataataaactgAACAGTTTATTATAAATATCATTTGGAGTCGGACATGCTTTAGTTAATTTGCCTTATCTAACATCAGAAATGGAAACCcaagtatatactgtatacagtattAGATTGCAATTAATTAAAAGGATAATTTAGGCAAAACAACCAAAGGAAATCATGCAAAGTAAAGAGCGAGCGTGTGGAAAGTCCGCGGGACGCATCACGACCAGGGCAGACGTGGGACATAACGTGGACGCGGTCCTCCTGAGCACCTCCCCACGCCGCTGCCTGTTCCGTGTCGATTAGAAATGCTTTGAAGCCGGACTCGATCGTTTATTCTTACCTGAGGTGAATGTCTTTTTGGCTCCTCGGTGTTCCTCGTCTTTTACGTTTGGTGGCTGAAAAGGAATCAAACACTGTCGGAAATGCGTCTTCCTTCAGTCTTCTGATTCCACTGTGAAGTAAAAGGGCAAAAAACGCTTTAGTGCAATACACAAACAGGTATTCGGTATATCCGGTACGTCGTAAACAGGCAGAGCAGTGAACAGGCAGGCCGTAAAGTCGAACCTGCATTCTGCGCTCACGGCGAATAACAAGAGACTCTGCCATGTTTGATATAAAGTACGGCCCTTTCATCTCTCACGTTATCGACTGCTTTgattaccgtaattcccggtgtacaagccgctacttttttccaatattttgaaccttgcggtttatgcaacgacgcggcaaatttacgtatattttcccactttcgttacgagccgtgtttcgttaaagcctatttattttcgttacgaaattcacgcccgcccgcccggagggaaagccccgcttgcgcgtagctggggagatccgcgagaagggcccggcgctcgtccagagtcgccgccgccggaccgccgtacccggtccccgccaccggaccgccgtacccggtccccgctgcctgcccgccatccgctacgcggcgtcggacgcgccgccccgcggggaaggaacccgcccctgccgcaccacgctcccgcggacggaggatgaggggcacgggggcaagggggacggggacaccccgccaggcgggcgcgcgcggcGCGCAGcttccgacgggcggagaggggagggcgacggggcgactgctcccccagccgcggctcgagcccagccccgcttcgcaccccagcccgaccgacccagcccttagagccaatccttatcccgaagttacggatctgatttgccgacttcccttattctaacatgccagaggctgttcaccttggagacctgctgcggatatcgttacgagccgtgttccgttaaatatcatttgtttcaatgtaccggtagacacctgcagtttacgaatatgtgcggcttatttttgtacaaaataaatatttttttaaaattcagtgggtgcggctttttcacaggcgCGCATAATAGCCCAGCAATTACGGCAAGTTCTATCCATCATCTCTGGATTTATTGCCTCAGTCCACAGACCTGCATCCAGTCAGTTCAAAACTCTCCGGCGTGAAGTGTTTGGAGCAAAAATAGACGAAGTCCGTCCGAGGACGCCAGGAGGCGGCTCGGTGGGAGTGGGAGATCCAGAGAGTCCTCCGAGCCGCTCCTTTGGGTAACCTGAAACCACGATGGAACAACATGTTCAACATTTGGTCGAAAGGTTTTCACTTTACATCCTTTAGAGAAATGAGCTACTGAAACATGACAGACACGGACGATTTATCCTCAAAGAAAACGCCACAGCGAAagctaaaaaagaaacaactaCGAGCTCAGCGTTCCGATactaatattatatataaatatatagtgaAGAAATGCTGAATTCCCTTCAGCAATAGCTGGAGGGTCAGAATGAAGAGGCCAGTTCTACGCAACAAGCGGAAGAAACACAGATTCCGCTTTGCAGTGTTAAAAACCAAACGTTAACAACGTTATtgatgaaatgtttaaaaacgTTTAGAAGGAATACGGACAACGGAACTATTGCATCGGTGTTAAACTTAAATGATATTGgaaaaaaggttctaaaatgtTTTGTCTGAGATCAGCACCCGCTGATATTTGTTGCGTAGAGATCAGTTCTCCGGCGCAGTGAAGGAGGGAACCCCCGAAAACAtggctgaagaaagaaaaaccacGTCGTCGTCACAGTGGAGCAGAGAAGACGGTTTTTCTACCGCTGCGAAAGGTTCCTGTGAGCGACGACAACGTTCGCTCGATCGCTTTACGGTAGGTCGTAAAAACACGTAAAAACACGTAAAAACGCATAAAAACACGTAAAAACGCATAAAAACACGTAAAAACGCATAAAAACACGTAAACAGACGAGCGCAGTTCTaaagtcgacgactacctgtataCATATTAGCATGCATTATaatgcaatgacaataatacacacacacacacacacacacactctcacacagacacacacagacagacacacacacacacacacacacgcacacacacacagacacagacacacacacagacacagacagacacacacacacacacactctcacacagacacacacacacacacacactctcacacagacagacacatacacacacacacacacagacacacacacgcacacacacacagacacacacacacacacacccacccacactctcacacagacacacacagacacacacacacagacacacacacacacacacagacacagacagacacacacacacacacacacacgcacacacacacagacacagacacacacagacacagacacacacactctcacacagacacacacagacacacacagacagacagacacacacacacacacacgcacacacacacagacacacacacacacacacactctcacacagacacacacacacagacacacacacacacacacacagacacacacagacacagacagacacacacacacacacagacacacacacgcacacacacacagacacacacacacacacacacacagacacacacacacacacacacacacacgcacacacacgcacacacacacagacacacacacagacacagacagacacacacacacacacactctcacacagacacacacagacacacacagacacacacacacacacgcacacgcacacgcacacgcacacacacacacactgctcactTATGGAAGGTGAGCCCAGCGTCTCGAGTTTGACGATTGTCCCGAGATTTACAGCCGCCGGCTGAGCAATGTCTCGGCATCTGATcaacagagaaagaagaagtTATTTCCTCGTACAAATATCACGAAAGCTTAATTCCAGCATAACGTCCTCCGTGACTAAAGAATGAATGTACTAATCCTGCTACACATTGTGTAACAGTTAGCGTTTTAACGTGTATATCGTTGTTTTATCGTGTATATCATTCCTAtatgggccttcacacgattttgttatgtcggcataatgacaataaagaatcttgaggAATCCCAACAGATCAATCGTCTCACTATTGATCTGCCGTTTTATATTCTCCATTGATTGAGAGTGAACGGCCGACGCATTGAAGGCTCGTCGGCGTCATTCCATTTACGGACGGGAACTAATCAATAGTTAGGAGTCGAGCGGAGCAACTTTATCCATTCTGAGATATTCAGTTTAGAAACTATTTCGTTTTTGGATTTTTCACCTGCGAgtatcaatgaatgaatgaatgaatatatttattagatagaatgttagagtacaagtacagtcacacagtagcatgtattacagtacaagtacagtcaaacatcctgtctaagaggagcatttctaaaaagcccttgcggtcttgtttccgttgaaattcctgagtacataaatcatccacaattaacaatacaaataaaaataaaaataaaaataaaaccaatattaaattgctcaattgatgcaacgtgacattagaaaaataaaaataaaatgattttacaccactgatgcaaactaacaattaatctaaaataaattacacccctgatgcaaaatgacaatgaatgacaataaattacaataaattacaataaattactaaagcaattaatatgtacaacgtaggtggacaaaaaaaagggggggggggggggggttgatccggagagagtcgtgatgactatctccgtttctgtccccctgaaaggtgtatttttagggcctttttgaaggaggccaaagaggtgcatgttttgagggcaggagtcaaacagttccacccctggggggcagtattataaaaagatgatttacccatgttggtcctatagtagggggtaatcaggttgttgtttgagctccctctagtgttgtggctgtgggtgtcactaaatctgtggaggtgtttattcaggtatgcagggattgaggggactgagggcagagctgcattgactattttaaatgccaatcccattttgagttgtttaaccctgtcttctaccctgagccattttaggctagcaaaatgtccaggaagaaggtgggtcatgggccccagattgaggagtagccgaatcagtttgttttgggaggtttggagcctggttttcagggacattttgatgtttgaataccaggaggtgctagcatagtcaaaaaggggctgaacgagggctgcagcaagcgtccggagagcacttttgttgacaaaagcagacattctgcccaaaaatcttgttctctgattgacttttttgatcaccttagttgccatactatcgccagacaggtatttgtcaagaacacagcccaaataggtaatctcttctttgctggagatgactgtattatcgactgtgaccttgaaatcatcaacatttatctcacgtagagagtgtttagacccaaaaagaatcgattcggttttaccaagatgtagtgacagtttgttatcggtaagccaagtacggattctggtgagctcagagctgagagcctcctcaacctgcactttgtcctctcccgaaatcaggagtgctgagtcatcagcaaacaggaacaatttgcagttacaggcagcattcatgtcgttaatgtataggaggaacagtaacggtcctagaatgctgccttgaggaaccccacagctcactgGGAGGGatgaggacaaggttccgtttatgtctaccatttgttctcgtccctcaaggtacgatttcatccggtttgttgatgtgctatcaaaaccaatcgcccctagtttattcaataggattgaatggttaacggtgtcaaaggccttctggaggtccagcatgaccatgcctcagtatttgcccgagtctacttcacgcttgatgtagtcggtcagatatatgaggcacgtgtcagtggagtgggatgttctgaagcctgattggaattcaaagagcaggctatgctcggcgaggtagcggttgatttgctcctggattattctctccatgacctttgacatggagcaaaggatggaaacagggcggtagttgccaggttctaatttgtttccttttttatagagggataacccgcgccgtcttgaattcctgtgggacgtggcactgattgatggataaatttatcagatgggttaccacgggggcgatagagacagctgcgtctctgaggaaccgggtgggtatgtggtcgaggcctgtggccttgttaggtcgaagggcaattagttgttttagcacatcaacggtatttacaggtgtgaaagagaaagtgtcctttttggcACCTCGCTTCTCATAGTGAttctggatgtggtcagaaccgtacagacctgaatgcggggggagtttgctgaccaacagggggcaatggtggtgaaaaagctgttaaaacaattagctagcaccaacctgtcggtctggagcgaaccacttgagttaatgcagatattactggtttttgtttggagtctgttgctgcagcctaattgttttagggcctcccacattacccccccccccccccccccattcagatTAAATTCAGGCTGATGCAGATCCGATACCAATACTTTGTACAAATGGTGAAGA is a window encoding:
- the thap7 gene encoding THAP domain-containing protein 7 → MPRHCSAGGCKSRDNRQTRDAGLTFHKLPKGAARRTLWISHSHRAASWRPRTDFVYFCSKHFTPESFELTGCSGIRRLKEDAFPTVFDSFSPQVPRPLSPSNYMRRLPPAPGFHLSKEHSYAQLCPLLWRRRYNEAIDSLEKAVQQLHAARRRENRLRKTVLRLREKRLKQVLLFSQDGCKKRASPAPCGKKRRGIGSSETGARSASGVCEDRYVDQRDSLSPGEKGKCRSQEAPTVPNTREHAQAAAEESPKSQHAENGSTKDMQSRQFLGPQQKLLLSDTRETETRFVSEERHPDALQPLYWIRDGAEGRVLLVPFLADDSLQSVLETEGVTDEARILLVSDVDLKEENGISSALPRVERDCDGQHSNEPSVSNTALVESREDVREKLKEHLEEFQLQLSTEFIS